The region TATCAGGACTAGGAGGGGCAGAATACAAAGGACTAATCATCGGTCTATTTACAATCACTGCAGGTATCTCCAGACCATTTAGTGGTAAGCTAACAGACAAGATAGGACGTGTACCTATTATGGCGATTGGGTCGATAGTATGTTTTGTGTGTAGTTTATTATACCCTATTCTTACCTCTGTATCAGGCTTTTTATTCTTGCGATTATTACATGGATTCTCTACAGGATTCAAACCTACAGCTACGGCAGCTTATGTAGCTGATATCGTACCTAGAGAGCGATGGGGAGAAGCATTAGGCCTACACGGTATAAGTTTTAGTACAGGTATGGCTATAGGTCCAGCCATTGGTAGTACCATAAAGATGTACACCTCAATAGACTTCCTATTCTATACTTCATCTGCTTTTGCTCTACTTTCTATAGTCATCTTAATGAATATGAAAGAGACCCTACAAGTCAAAGAGAAGTTCTCCTTTAAACTACTAAAGATATCAAGAAAAGATATCTTCGATTTCGGGGTATTCCCAGCAGCCTTTGTGACTTTTATGTCCTATATAGCTTATGGAGTTATCCTTACTCTAATCCCTGACTGGACAGGACACTTAGGATTAGAAAACAAAGGAATCTTCTTTATGATTTTTACTATTTCATCTCTTTTAGTAAGGTTTGTAGCAGGTAAAGTATCTGATAAATATGGACGTGTCTTAATCATCAATATAGGATTAGTACTGCTAATTATCTCACTAGCTATTATAGCATTCTACGAATCTACTAATGGTCTATATCTAGGTGCGTTTATATATGGTATCTCCTTAGGTATATTATCCCCAGCATTGAATGCCTGGACGATAGACTTCAGCCAACCAGATCAACGAGGGCGTGCTGTATCTACTATGTATATAGCTTTAGAAGCAGGTGTTGGTGGAGGTGCTTTCTTAGCTGGGTGGTATTATAAAGATAATATCACTAATATCCCTACTATTATGTATGCTAGTGCTGTGGTTATTATCTTGAGTTTAGTCTATATGATGTTTAGAAAACAACTTTCCTTTACAAGAAAAGCATAGCGCAATATTACTTCTTTAAGATTGATTTGACTTGGTGTTGTAATACAGGTATAACCTCTTGTTCAAACCAGATATTATTTGCTTTCCAGATATTATTTCTCGGAGAAGGGTGAGGTAATGGAAAATAAGTAGGTAAATACTCATGGAAATTATTTACATTCTCTGTCAATGAATGGTTTGTCTTTAAATAATAATCTTGTGCGTATTTTCCAATTAACAAGATAAGCTTCACAGAAGTTAATTGTTCTAACAACTGAGCATGCCATGTGGGAGCACATATTTTCTTAGGAGGTAAGTCACCACTCTTTCCTTTGCCTGGATAACAAAACCCCATAGGAATAATAGAGAAATTAGCTGTATCGTAGAACTCCTCTTCTGTCACTCCTAGCCATTGACGCAGTTGTTCTCCACTTTTATCTTTAAAAGGAATACCAGATAGATGTACTTTTAATCCAGGTGCTTGGCCTATAATAATGATTTTAGACTGTACACTAGATAATACCACAGGATTCGCTCCTAGAGGTAATTCCTTCTCACATATCTTACAAGCCCTAATATCACTTAATAACTCATCAAAACGATCCATACCTTATTCTATTTATTGTCCTATTAAATATCGATGTGGGGTAATACCAGCGTGTTTTTTAAAAAACTCTATAAACGCACTATCTGACGAAAACTCCAATACATCTGCTACCTCTGAGATAGTCATATCCTCAGCCAACAACTCCAGAGAGCGGTAATACTTCCACTGCAATCGCCAATCTTGATAGACCATGCCCGTCTCTTTCTTAAAGATACGAGAAATAGTCTTCTCACTTGCTCCTACCTCTTGTGTTAGCTCTTTAAGAAATGGAGGAACTCTTTTATCTATAATAAACTGTCTAATAATATCTTTTAATCTAGTATCTTCTGGTATCTTCAGATGATAATCCTCTATATGAGCTGCGTTTAACTCATTGCTAAATACCTTAACTATAGCGAACTGCTCATCTGTATAAGCCTTCCATTCCCAAAAACATATTCGCTCTATCAATTTTTCTATTAAAGAATTGACCTCTAATACTTTAATAGTATCAGTTGTCCACAACTTCTCTTTGACTGTAAAGTAAATAGAACGGTAAGCAACCACATTTCTAAAGAATACGCGATGAGATAACCTTGCAGGTATAATCAACATGCGTGTAGGTGGTAGAATCACCTGCATATCATTAGTCAGTAAAGTCATACATCCACTAGGAGCATAGAGAAGTTGCAGATGTTCATCGTGCTGATGAAAACCAGAATCATGCCGAACTAAATCAGAAGCTAAGCCTATGACGGATAAGTCTATTCGTTCTGGGTGAAATTCTTGTTCTGAATGCAAATATGCCATTTGTCCTTAAACTGGTATTTAATGAATTTATAGTATTATAAAGGTACTGCAAATTCTAGAGACCTTTGTCAAAAATTAAAAACAATGAAAACAAAAAACAGTTTAGCGCTAATGATTGTATTGATGATGTTCCCTCAATTCGTTGAGACCATTTACAGTCCTGCCTTAACGCATTTAGCTAAAGCATTTGATGTACCGAAGGAGACTACATTATTGACGATAAGTATTTACTTCATAGCCTTTGCCCTAGGAGTTATCTTTTGGGGTATACTAAGCGATTATATAGGTAGAAGAAAAACAATGTTAAGCGGACTAATAACGTATACATTTGCTTCTGTGTTAGCCTTACTTGCCACCAATTTTGAAACAATACTTATTGCAAGATTTGTTGCAGCATTTGGGATAGCCGTAGGATCAGTGATTACACAAACAATGATGAGAGACAGCTATACTGGAGTAGAACTAGCTAAAGTATTTTCTATCATGGGAATCGCTTTATCAGTAAGTCCTGTCATAGGATTATTTATGGGAGGAATACTATCTAATCAATTTGGATACTGGGGAGTATTCACTGTATTAGCAACGTTGGCAATATTGCTATTCAGTACATCCTTCTTCTCCTTAAAGGAGACTAAACAGCGTACAGACAAGATCTCCTGTGATAAAATAATAGCCTTAGCTAAGACGATGTACACTGACTCTCTATTGTGGAAATATGCTTTATTAGTTATGGCTTATAATGTTCTTCTATTTAGT is a window of Myroides oncorhynchi DNA encoding:
- a CDS encoding multidrug effflux MFS transporter yields the protein MKTKNSLALMIVLMMFPQFVETIYSPALTHLAKAFDVPKETTLLTISIYFIAFALGVIFWGILSDYIGRRKTMLSGLITYTFASVLALLATNFETILIARFVAAFGIAVGSVITQTMMRDSYTGVELAKVFSIMGIALSVSPVIGLFMGGILSNQFGYWGVFTVLATLAILLFSTSFFSLKETKQRTDKISCDKIIALAKTMYTDSLLWKYALLVMAYNVLLFSYYSFAPFIFEQQGLSPTVYGYSGIVLAVGSFIGSSLNKKLLEKGYLPITLMKIAATIAIVNALVLILIGNTLYFLIPMVFIVTAFGIAIPNILSQALLQYKSSIGTASALFGLLYYILIGTGLYISSTMPSITVVMINFATIAILVSLLIKSKKTTL
- a CDS encoding uracil-DNA glycosylase family protein, producing the protein MDRFDELLSDIRACKICEKELPLGANPVVLSSVQSKIIIIGQAPGLKVHLSGIPFKDKSGEQLRQWLGVTEEEFYDTANFSIIPMGFCYPGKGKSGDLPPKKICAPTWHAQLLEQLTSVKLILLIGKYAQDYYLKTNHSLTENVNNFHEYLPTYFPLPHPSPRNNIWKANNIWFEQEVIPVLQHQVKSILKK
- a CDS encoding AraC family transcriptional regulator; the protein is MAYLHSEQEFHPERIDLSVIGLASDLVRHDSGFHQHDEHLQLLYAPSGCMTLLTNDMQVILPPTRMLIIPARLSHRVFFRNVVAYRSIYFTVKEKLWTTDTIKVLEVNSLIEKLIERICFWEWKAYTDEQFAIVKVFSNELNAAHIEDYHLKIPEDTRLKDIIRQFIIDKRVPPFLKELTQEVGASEKTISRIFKKETGMVYQDWRLQWKYYRSLELLAEDMTISEVADVLEFSSDSAFIEFFKKHAGITPHRYLIGQ
- a CDS encoding MFS transporter; amino-acid sequence: MPRFNSHPIYNTQFILVCLSSLLFSASFNMLIPELPDYLSGLGGAEYKGLIIGLFTITAGISRPFSGKLTDKIGRVPIMAIGSIVCFVCSLLYPILTSVSGFLFLRLLHGFSTGFKPTATAAYVADIVPRERWGEALGLHGISFSTGMAIGPAIGSTIKMYTSIDFLFYTSSAFALLSIVILMNMKETLQVKEKFSFKLLKISRKDIFDFGVFPAAFVTFMSYIAYGVILTLIPDWTGHLGLENKGIFFMIFTISSLLVRFVAGKVSDKYGRVLIINIGLVLLIISLAIIAFYESTNGLYLGAFIYGISLGILSPALNAWTIDFSQPDQRGRAVSTMYIALEAGVGGGAFLAGWYYKDNITNIPTIMYASAVVIILSLVYMMFRKQLSFTRKA